GCCCTCTCTTTCAGAGTACATCCTGAAGGGATCTACAACGTGCTTGACGTCGAATCTTGCTTTCTCAAGGTGAGTATCTATGAACTAGAAAACATTTGGATTTAACATTAAGTTGCATTTTGTAGATCATTTTTCTCAGAATTGTTATGATAAAATATACAGAGACTTATGATAAAACACACAAAAAGCCGTAAGGGTGATTATAAAGTGGCTGGAATTTTTTTTAAATTTCCATTCTTTAGAGACACGTTTTTAGGCACTTCACTGGTTTTTCTCGTTTCGTTCTTCGAAAATAATTCTCTATGGTTCATTCCTTTGGTTCTCATAATTTTGGCATCAAAATTCGGTGTTTCCATTTCGTTTTCTATAATTGGAATTTTGTCATATTCATTCATTTTTTCAACTATGCTTCTAAGTGGGTTTGCAATGATTTTGGTAAGATCAATATCAGACTTTTTGTATCTAAAGGACTCTCGAAAAATTTACGAAAACTATTCAGGAGCGATTGTTTTTGTGATTATGTTATCTTTTATGGTTGGAAATGTACTTTTCAGAGCATATCAATACAAAACACTTGCTGTTTGGTTGTTTGTTAGTTTTTCCGTTTTGCAAACTGTTTTATTGTTCGTCGGGGCTATTGAAAAAACACATGCTCTTGTTTTGCCTGTATTATTTATCTTTTCGTCATTGATAATACTCTTTAAAATTTTTGGAAATATCATCAATGAAAAATACTTGCTTGTAATAATTTCATTTTCAATGGGTTTCTTGACCTTTATAGCGAATAGCATTATTACAAAACATTTAAGGATCTCAACTCATCTGAAATTTGACTTTCTTCATTATGCACGAAAGTATCCTGAACTACTGTTAATAGCGTTTTTTTACTATTTTTCCTACTGGATTGATAATATAATTATGTGGTTCAAAAAAGGATTAGAAGTAGCTCCTAATATTATCATATCCCCTAACTACGATTTTCCGCTTTTTATAGCTGCTATTTCTTTTACACCAGCTATTGTTCTATTTAGTCTAGGTATTGAGACCACCTTTCTAAAAAAGTATCTATCTTTTTTCTCAGCTATAAAAAACAATAAAACATTAGAACAGATAGAAGCTCGATTGGAAGAAATTCAAGCCTCTATGAAACATATCCTTCTTGAGACAACGCTTGTAGCTATTACAATAGCTATTTTAGATTTATCAGCAAGCAAATTTTTGAATAAATGGCTCTCCAAGTTTTCAATAACAGTTTTTAGATTAGGAGCTATTGGGCATCTCTTCAATGTTATTTTTATGCTTATGCTGACAATACATCTGTATTTCAATTTTTATAAAGAAGCTTTTATAGGAGTCCTTATTTCTTTCTCTGTAAATCTGATCTTGACGGCATTTTGCAGATCAATGGCACCAGGCTTAGGTTTTTTATTGGCATTTTTTAGTGGTTCTGTGTTTCTTTTAAGAAAAATGAATCTAAAAGATTTGGTATTCAAAATTTACTCTTCTCAACAACATGGTTTGGAAAAAGTTGAAAGAATATCTTGGAGACCCTGAAAAAAGGAAAGCAAACATATATTCTTTGATCGAAGTATTGATCATTTATTTGCTGGTTTATTTCATCACTTTGTTTGTTAAACATCAATATATTGAGCAACTATATATTGTACCATTAATAATTTTAATCACAAGATACCAATTTTTTGCCCAAATTTTGAATGTCTTTATGTATTCTCTATTTGTATTTTTTATTTCAAAAAGGATTTATCATTTTGAAGAAATGTTTCTACAATTTTGCATAATATTTTCAGCACTTGTTTCTTCTTTGTCG
This DNA window, taken from Thermotoga sp. SG1, encodes the following:
- the pelG gene encoding exopolysaccharide Pel transporter PelG; its protein translation is MIKHTKSRKGDYKVAGIFFKFPFFRDTFLGTSLVFLVSFFENNSLWFIPLVLIILASKFGVSISFSIIGILSYSFIFSTMLLSGFAMILVRSISDFLYLKDSRKIYENYSGAIVFVIMLSFMVGNVLFRAYQYKTLAVWLFVSFSVLQTVLLFVGAIEKTHALVLPVLFIFSSLIILFKIFGNIINEKYLLVIISFSMGFLTFIANSIITKHLRISTHLKFDFLHYARKYPELLLIAFFYYFSYWIDNIIMWFKKGLEVAPNIIISPNYDFPLFIAAISFTPAIVLFSLGIETTFLKKYLSFFSAIKNNKTLEQIEARLEEIQASMKHILLETTLVAITIAILDLSASKFLNKWLSKFSITVFRLGAIGHLFNVIFMLMLTIHLYFNFYKEAFIGVLISFSVNLILTAFCRSMAPGLGFLLAFFSGSVFLLRKMNLKDLVFKIYSSQQHGLEKVERISWRP